A region of the Longimicrobium sp. genome:
AACGAGCGGCGCCCGGCCGCTCAGCGGTTCGCCCGCGCCACGGCGCTGTCCGCCAGCATGCCGGCGATCTGCCGCTCCAGCACGCCCTTGGTCATGCAGCGCACGGGCGTGCTGCTGGCGGTCTGCTGGCGGCCGCTCGCCTCCAGCCAGGTGCTGACCTTCGCGGCTTCGCCGGCGGGGCGCACCTCCGTCACCACGCTCATGGTGATGGCGTACGTGTCGGCGTCGCCCGCGTAGGTGCTGCCGCACTCGATGACGCGCGAGAGCGGGCGGCCGCCCAGCCGGCGGTGCAGGCGCAGGTTCTGGCGCCCGTACCTCCGCGCCGCGGGATCCTGGCTCATCACCCCCGCGCCGTCGATGCCGAGGGCCGCGTAGACGCGGGGGAGCGCCGCCCACACCCGGTCGGCGCTCGCGTTCACCGTGCCTTCGGCCGGGCGGCGGTCGATGTCCAGCTCCACATCGGCGGCGTCGCCCGAGCGGGCGGCGGTCTCGTCGCGGACCACGACGCGGCCGTCGCTGGGCGGCGATCCGCCGGAAGCGGTGGAGGCGCAGGCGGCGAGCAGGGGCAGCAGCAAAAGGGGACGCAGGCGGCGCATCAGGGGCTCCGTGCAGAGGTGGGTGGGGCGGGGCGTGACACCGCGGTCACACAAACTATGCTGCGGGAAAGCGAAGCGGCCAGGGTTCTCGTTCGGCCCCGGGGAGACGCCCGCTCGCGGAAGCGCGCGGGGGGGTGGCGAAGGCGCACGGGCGGAGATGGACGGCCCTGCGTCACCCGGGAGCCGCGCGCGCGTCCACTTCGGATGCGTAGTAGCCGAAGACGAGGAGCGACGCGGCCGCGCCCGCCACGTGCCAGAGCGCGTGTCCCTGCAGCCAGCTCGAAGGCGAGCACGCGCGGTGGGTGATGTCGAGAACCCAGATGCCGAATCCGACCGCCATCAAGAGAAGCGCGAGGAGGAGATGGCGCCCCTGCAGCTCGCGAGTCCTCCGCCGCCGGACCAGGGATTCCGGGACCAGCGCGGAGAGCAGAACGGCGGCGAAAAGGTACCTGCGGAGTGCCGGCACCGCGTACAGGAGGCTCGCCAGCAGCGCGTTCAGCGCTACGTAGCCGAGCACGACCGTAACCGTCTTCAGCCGGCGTATTCTCGCGAGGTTGTAGAGGAAGATGAACGTGGCCAGCAGGTACATCCCGAACACGTCGAAGAACTGCCCGGCGAACGTCAGCGATGCGTGATAGAAGGCGCTCCCGAAGCCGATCAGCAGGACGGCGGTCCCGTAGACGGCGCGGTAGGCGGGGTTTCGGGTGATCGGATTCACGCCGTGGCCCGCGCCCCGCGTGGCGCCGCCCGCCAGGATCCAGGCGCCCACGAGCACGAAGCCGGCGGACGACAGCGCGTTCGCCGGCTGGCGGATGGAGCCCGGCCGGATCAGCTCGCAGAAGCAGCGGCCCGGCATGCACGTGGCCGGCCGCCAGTCCGCCCAGGAGAGGCTGGAGGAGTCGAGGAGCAGGTAGAGCGCGAGAAAGGCGAGCGGCGGCGCCCCGAAGAGCAGCGCGTGGACGATCCTGCGCGGAAGCATCGAATCAGCACGCCGCTCGGCCGGAGGAGGATCACCACATCGTGCGACGATGGATTCTGCGGGCGAAGCGCGGGAAGTCAACCACGCCGTTGCCGCCGCCTCCGGTGCCGCGCGTCAGTGGTGGCGGTGCCCGTCGGCCTCCACGAAGCGGAGGAACTGGGCGCGGGTGCCGCGGAAGCGGTTGACGTCCACGCGCCTGCCGATGCCGTCCACCCGCCCGCGCGTGGTGTACTGCCAGAACGTCCACCGCCCCCACTCGCCGGGCACCCGCGGCGCGCTGCTGCGGTAGTGCGCGATCCAGAGCGCGTGCCGGCGGAAGCCCCCGCCCTCCAGCCGCCGCGCGAACCGGGGGTTGGTGTAGACGATCGGCCGCTTCCCCGTCTCCTCCTCCACGATGCGCAGCCAGGTGCGCACGCCCCGCCGGAGCCGCGCCGAGCCGATGCCGCCGTGCACCTCCACGTCCAGCACGGGCGGCAGGTCGCTCGGCCCCAGCCGCACGGTGCGGAGGAAGTGGCGCGCCTGCCGCGCCGGGTCGGTGCCGGGGCGGTAGAAGTGGTACGCGCCGCGCACCACGCCGGCCCGCTTCGCGCCCCGCCAGTTGCGCGCGAAGGTGGGGTCGGTGAGGTCGCCGCCCTCGGTGGCCTTGATGAAGGCGAACGCCACGCCGTCGTCCTTCACCGCGTGCCAGTCGATGCTGCCCTGGTAGCGGGAGACGTCCACGCCGCGCAGCGAGCGCGGCGCCTCGGCGGCGGAGAAGAGCGGGCGCGCGGCGAGCAGGAGGCCCGCGCTGGCCGCGGCCGCGGCCCAGCGCGCGCGCCGGGAGCGGAGCAGGTGTGCGATCTTCATGGAGGTGCGGGGAGTTGCGACGAGAAGTTGCGGCGCTCGGTACCCGCCTGCGCCGCGCGAAGATCCACCTGCACAACGCAGCACGGCGGCCCGCGGATTCACGGCCCGCCACCGTGACCCTTCCTGTCGACATCCGGAGTCGAACAACGAGCGGGCCGGGCGCCCGTGAAAGGCACCCGGCCCGCTTCGGTCATCCCGCCGCGCTTCCGCCGTGGCGCGGCCGGTGCGGTCAGAGCTCCAGCTCGATCACCTGCGGCTCCTGGCCGCTGGCGGTCTCGCCGGGGCGCAGGACGCGGACGGCCAGCATCTGCGTGCGGCGCTCGACGGGGACGTTCAGGACCGCCGCGGCCACGCGCGTGGTGAACTTCGGGTCCTCGAACTCGCCCAGGATGATGGCGTTGGCGCCGAGGCGGCCGGCCTTCTTGCGCGCGGCCTCGATCATGTCGTGGTGGTTGATCACGTCGGCGTTGGCCGAGACGAAGAGGAGCGCCACCTTCTCGAAATCGCCGGGGACGTCGGACTCCGCCTGGTAGACGCGGACCTGGCCCCGCGGCACGGGCTCGTAGTGGGTGCCCTCGCCCAGGCGCGAGGCGTGGACCTGGACGCACGCGCCGAGCGCCAGCGCGAGGGGAAGCGCGAGCAGAAGCGACTTGCGGCTCATATGAACAGACTCCGGGTGGACGGCTGGGTGGAGATCGGCCCGCTTGCGCGGGGTTGCCGGCAGGGGGCTCACT
Encoded here:
- a CDS encoding ceramidase domain-containing protein gives rise to the protein MLPRRIVHALLFGAPPLAFLALYLLLDSSSLSWADWRPATCMPGRCFCELIRPGSIRQPANALSSAGFVLVGAWILAGGATRGAGHGVNPITRNPAYRAVYGTAVLLIGFGSAFYHASLTFAGQFFDVFGMYLLATFIFLYNLARIRRLKTVTVVLGYVALNALLASLLYAVPALRRYLFAAVLLSALVPESLVRRRRTRELQGRHLLLALLLMAVGFGIWVLDITHRACSPSSWLQGHALWHVAGAAASLLVFGYYASEVDARAAPG
- a CDS encoding glycoside hydrolase family 25 protein, which encodes MKIAHLLRSRRARWAAAAASAGLLLAARPLFSAAEAPRSLRGVDVSRYQGSIDWHAVKDDGVAFAFIKATEGGDLTDPTFARNWRGAKRAGVVRGAYHFYRPGTDPARQARHFLRTVRLGPSDLPPVLDVEVHGGIGSARLRRGVRTWLRIVEEETGKRPIVYTNPRFARRLEGGGFRRHALWIAHYRSSAPRVPGEWGRWTFWQYTTRGRVDGIGRRVDVNRFRGTRAQFLRFVEADGHRHH
- a CDS encoding class I SAM-dependent methyltransferase, whose product is MSRKSLLLALPLALALGACVQVHASRLGEGTHYEPVPRGQVRVYQAESDVPGDFEKVALLFVSANADVINHHDMIEAARKKAGRLGANAIILGEFEDPKFTTRVAAAVLNVPVERRTQMLAVRVLRPGETASGQEPQVIELEL